In a genomic window of Variovorax paradoxus:
- a CDS encoding tripartite tricarboxylate transporter substrate binding protein, giving the protein MKRFLPLIAPVLAAFALAGASLASAQSGPYPNQPIKWLVPYAAGGGTDNIARQLADAMQPSLGQPVVIDNRPGASTNIAVGLLMQSKPDGYTIMQAENAALLFNEHMFAKLPYKPASDFTYIGAIGRIPLALVVRPDFQGKTLKDFVAYVKANGDKTNYASPGIGTPHHMAMELFKQKAGLSITHVAYKGGAPALQDIMGGQVPMMMLDLTAALPYLKTGKLRALAIALPQRAKGLPDVPTFAELGYPEVNAFAFHGLIGPAGMPPEVVNRLNAELHKALQTPRIQQVFSEFGFEALPGTPKEFQEMARSQSAYWGQVIKTSGVQLD; this is encoded by the coding sequence ATGAAGCGCTTCCTGCCCCTGATCGCCCCCGTGCTCGCCGCCTTCGCGCTGGCCGGCGCCAGCCTCGCGTCGGCCCAGAGCGGGCCCTATCCCAACCAGCCGATCAAGTGGCTGGTGCCCTATGCCGCGGGCGGCGGCACCGACAACATCGCGCGCCAGCTCGCCGATGCGATGCAGCCCTCGCTGGGCCAGCCGGTGGTGATCGACAACCGGCCGGGCGCCTCCACCAACATCGCGGTCGGCCTGCTGATGCAGTCGAAGCCCGATGGCTACACGATCATGCAGGCCGAGAACGCGGCGCTGCTGTTCAACGAGCACATGTTCGCCAAGCTGCCCTACAAGCCCGCGAGCGACTTCACCTACATCGGCGCCATCGGCCGCATTCCGCTGGCACTGGTGGTGCGGCCCGACTTCCAGGGCAAGACCCTCAAGGACTTCGTCGCCTACGTGAAGGCCAACGGCGACAAGACCAACTACGCCTCGCCCGGCATCGGCACGCCGCACCACATGGCGATGGAGCTGTTCAAGCAGAAGGCCGGCCTGTCGATCACGCACGTGGCCTACAAGGGCGGCGCGCCGGCGCTGCAGGACATCATGGGCGGCCAGGTGCCGATGATGATGCTCGACCTCACGGCCGCGCTGCCCTATCTCAAGACCGGCAAGCTGCGCGCGCTCGCGATCGCGCTGCCGCAGCGCGCCAAGGGCCTGCCCGACGTGCCGACCTTCGCCGAGCTCGGCTATCCGGAGGTCAACGCCTTCGCCTTCCACGGCCTGATCGGCCCGGCCGGCATGCCGCCCGAGGTGGTGAACCGGCTCAACGCCGAGCTGCACAAGGCGCTGCAGACGCCGCGCATCCAGCAGGTGTTCAGCGAATTCGGCTTCGAGGCGCTGCCCGGCACGCCGAAGGAGTTCCAGGAGATGGCGCGTTCGCAGAGCGCGTACTGGGGCCAGGTCATCAAGACTTCGGGCGTGCAGCTCGACTGA
- a CDS encoding NAD(P)-dependent oxidoreductase, whose amino-acid sequence MSNEPSPASTARERVGFIGLGVMGAPMAGHLARAGHAVSVYDLAPGAAQRLAESQPGITARASLREVAAHSDVIVTMLPNGRVVREVVFADDGLLAGWARGGLLLDTSSAEPWITRETAARLAEGGIAMVDAPVSGAAWGAQAAELVFMVGGAQADVARARPLLDAMGRAVFHLGALGAGHTMKCLNNLITAVTLTATAEGLAIGTRAGLDPAVMTDVLNEATGGSWITRTHIHQRVISRSFDDPFKLELMLKDMGIAVDLARELGMPAPISEEGRRLWQQADAARGPGVSVSELVRWVETEAGTEIRSATSPR is encoded by the coding sequence ATGTCCAACGAACCATCCCCCGCTTCGACCGCGCGCGAGCGCGTCGGCTTCATCGGCCTCGGCGTCATGGGCGCGCCCATGGCCGGCCATCTGGCGCGCGCCGGCCACGCGGTCTCGGTCTACGACCTCGCGCCCGGCGCGGCGCAGCGGCTCGCCGAGTCGCAGCCCGGCATCACGGCGCGCGCCAGCCTGCGCGAGGTGGCGGCGCACAGCGACGTCATCGTGACCATGCTGCCCAACGGCCGCGTGGTGCGCGAGGTGGTGTTCGCCGACGACGGCCTGCTCGCGGGCTGGGCGCGCGGCGGCCTGCTGCTCGACACCTCCTCGGCCGAACCGTGGATCACGCGCGAGACCGCGGCGCGGCTGGCCGAAGGCGGCATCGCGATGGTCGACGCGCCGGTCTCGGGCGCGGCCTGGGGCGCGCAGGCGGCCGAGCTGGTGTTCATGGTCGGCGGCGCACAAGCCGACGTGGCGCGGGCGCGCCCGCTGCTCGATGCGATGGGCCGCGCGGTGTTCCACCTGGGCGCGCTCGGCGCCGGCCACACCATGAAGTGCCTCAACAACCTGATCACCGCCGTCACGCTCACGGCCACGGCCGAGGGGCTGGCGATCGGCACCCGCGCCGGGCTCGATCCGGCCGTGATGACCGACGTGCTCAACGAGGCCACCGGCGGCTCGTGGATCACGCGCACGCACATCCACCAGCGCGTGATCAGCCGCAGCTTCGACGATCCGTTCAAGCTCGAGCTGATGCTCAAGGATATGGGCATCGCGGTCGACCTGGCGCGCGAGCTCGGCATGCCGGCGCCGATCAGCGAGGAGGGCCGCCGGCTGTGGCAGCAGGCCGATGCGGCGCGCGGTCCCGGCGTGAGCGTGAGCGAGCTGGTGCGCTGGGTCGAGACCGAGGCCGGCACCGAGATCCGCTCGGCTACCAGCCCCAGATGA
- a CDS encoding AzlD domain-containing protein has translation MKGETDFWTLAVIVGLAGVTVLTRCFFFILDRPWGLPEWAHRALHYAPAAALAGVIAPEIVMTQGHLITSLHDARIYATVVGAAYYYWRRGVLGTMLAGMAVYLPLHLIWGW, from the coding sequence GTGAAGGGCGAGACCGACTTCTGGACGCTCGCCGTGATCGTCGGCCTCGCCGGCGTCACCGTGCTCACGCGCTGCTTCTTCTTCATCCTCGACCGGCCCTGGGGCCTGCCCGAATGGGCGCACCGCGCGCTGCACTACGCGCCGGCCGCCGCGCTGGCCGGCGTGATCGCGCCCGAGATCGTGATGACGCAGGGCCACCTGATCACCTCGCTGCACGACGCGCGCATCTACGCCACCGTGGTCGGTGCGGCCTACTACTACTGGCGCCGCGGCGTGCTCGGCACCATGCTGGCCGGCATGGCGGTGTACCTGCCGCTGCACCTCATCTGGGGCTGGTAG
- a CDS encoding AzlC family ABC transporter permease, whose translation MFLSAAIRRRPQFRVGVRDMTPVALGIGAWGLMTGVAMVKSNMSVLEAVAMTLLVYAGSSQLAAIPLLFAGAPAWVILATGFCVNLRFVVFSLHLRPYLMHMPRWRRMLHGYLTADMSYALYTKQYPAPPVTDEERLAQEAYLTGNYAVTWCAWMGMSLLGIALANLIPQSWGLGFAGVLSLVAIVCSMATTRLRILAALIAGATAVAAYALPLKLNIVAAIGVAVLLCFWLEKQFGLDPEAEDDK comes from the coding sequence ATGTTCCTGTCGGCCGCCATCCGGCGCCGCCCGCAGTTCCGCGTGGGCGTGCGCGACATGACCCCCGTGGCGCTGGGCATCGGCGCCTGGGGCCTGATGACCGGCGTGGCCATGGTCAAGTCGAACATGAGCGTGCTCGAGGCCGTGGCGATGACCCTGCTGGTCTACGCGGGCAGCTCGCAGCTCGCGGCCATTCCGCTGCTGTTCGCGGGCGCGCCGGCCTGGGTGATCCTGGCGACCGGCTTCTGCGTCAATCTGCGCTTCGTGGTCTTCAGCCTGCACCTGCGGCCCTACCTGATGCACATGCCGCGCTGGCGCCGCATGCTGCACGGCTACCTCACGGCCGACATGAGCTATGCGCTGTACACGAAGCAGTACCCGGCGCCGCCGGTCACCGACGAGGAACGGCTCGCGCAGGAGGCCTACCTCACGGGCAACTACGCCGTGACCTGGTGCGCCTGGATGGGCATGAGCCTCCTGGGCATCGCGCTGGCCAACCTGATCCCGCAGAGCTGGGGCCTGGGCTTCGCGGGTGTGCTGAGCCTGGTGGCGATCGTCTGCTCGATGGCCACGACGCGGCTGCGCATCCTCGCGGCGCTGATCGCGGGCGCCACGGCGGTCGCGGCCTATGCGCTGCCGCTCAAGCTCAACATCGTGGCCGCCATCGGCGTGGCCGTGCTGCTGTGCTTCTGGCTCGAGAAGCAGTTCGGCCTCGACCCCGAGGCGGAGGACGACAAGTGA
- a CDS encoding methionyl-tRNA formyltransferase: MSPLRVVFAGTPEFARVALEAIAAAGHDVALVLTQPDRPAGRGMKLQASPVKQCALANGWPVAQPRSLRLDGKYPDEAAAAREALLAAHADVMVVAAYGLILPQWVLDLPRLGCLNIHASLLPRWRGAAPIHRAIEAGDARTGITIMQMDAGLDTGDMLSVEALEIGEDNTARLHDRLAALGGRMIVAALAGAAEGRLVRTPQPAEGVTYANKVEKQEALIDWQRPAAEIVRRIRAFDPFPGANSPLENETIKLWAAHAVSGTVSDAPGTILAVTGDGIAVAAADAVVTVTELQRPGGKRLGVADFLRGFDLKTGQVFG, encoded by the coding sequence GTGAGCCCGCTGCGCGTCGTTTTCGCGGGCACGCCCGAGTTCGCGCGCGTCGCGCTGGAGGCCATCGCGGCCGCCGGCCACGATGTGGCGCTGGTGCTGACCCAGCCCGACCGCCCGGCCGGCCGCGGCATGAAGCTGCAGGCCTCGCCGGTCAAGCAGTGCGCGCTGGCCAACGGCTGGCCCGTGGCGCAGCCGCGCAGCCTGCGGCTGGACGGCAAGTACCCCGACGAGGCCGCCGCCGCGCGCGAGGCCCTGCTCGCGGCGCATGCCGACGTGATGGTGGTCGCGGCCTACGGCCTGATCCTGCCGCAGTGGGTGCTCGACCTGCCGCGCCTGGGCTGCCTCAACATCCACGCCAGCCTGCTGCCGCGCTGGCGCGGCGCCGCGCCGATCCACCGCGCCATCGAGGCCGGCGACGCGCGCACCGGCATCACGATCATGCAGATGGACGCCGGCCTCGACACCGGCGACATGCTGTCGGTCGAGGCGCTCGAGATCGGCGAGGACAACACCGCCCGCCTGCACGACCGGCTGGCCGCGCTCGGCGGCCGCATGATCGTCGCGGCGCTGGCCGGTGCCGCCGAGGGCCGGCTGGTGCGCACGCCGCAGCCGGCCGAGGGCGTGACCTACGCCAACAAGGTCGAGAAGCAGGAAGCGCTGATCGACTGGCAGCGGCCCGCCGCCGAGATCGTGCGCCGCATCCGCGCCTTCGATCCCTTCCCCGGCGCCAACAGCCCGCTCGAGAACGAGACCATCAAGCTCTGGGCCGCGCATGCCGTGTCCGGCACGGTCTCCGACGCGCCCGGCACCATCCTCGCGGTGACCGGCGACGGCATCGCGGTGGCGGCCGCCGACGCGGTTGTGACCGTCACCGAGCTCCAGCGCCCGGGCGGCAAGCGCCTGGGTGTCGCCGATTTCCTGCGCGGTTTCGACCTCAAGACCGGCCAGGTGTTCGGGTGA
- a CDS encoding peptide deformylase, with protein sequence MAKRIILSYPDKRLHTVAKPVQGVDARIKALVADMLETMYDANGIGLAATQVNVHERVVVIDVSEERDQPLVLINPEITWASDDKIVNEEGCLSVPGIYDGVERSTSVKVQALDLDGELRSLEADGLLAVCIQHELDHLLGKVFVEYLSPLKRNRIKSKLLKQQREDVREGRA encoded by the coding sequence ATGGCCAAACGAATCATTCTGAGTTACCCGGACAAGCGCCTGCACACGGTGGCCAAGCCCGTGCAGGGCGTGGACGCGCGCATCAAGGCCCTGGTCGCCGACATGCTCGAGACCATGTACGACGCCAACGGCATCGGCCTGGCCGCCACCCAGGTCAACGTGCATGAACGGGTCGTGGTCATCGACGTGTCGGAAGAGCGCGACCAGCCGCTGGTGCTGATCAACCCCGAGATCACCTGGGCCAGCGACGACAAGATCGTCAACGAGGAAGGCTGCCTCTCGGTGCCCGGCATCTACGACGGCGTCGAGCGTTCGACCTCGGTCAAGGTGCAGGCGCTCGACCTCGACGGCGAGCTGCGCAGCCTCGAGGCCGACGGCCTCCTGGCCGTGTGCATCCAGCACGAGCTCGACCACCTGCTGGGCAAGGTCTTCGTCGAATACCTGTCGCCGCTCAAGCGCAACCGCATCAAGAGCAAGCTGCTCAAGCAGCAGCGCGAGGACGTGCGCGAAGGCAGGGCCTGA
- a CDS encoding LysM peptidoglycan-binding domain-containing protein, with the protein MKKLPIPARRPNLSASLAALAVVAAGGVGTTAWAQNYPITPQQRATAQQTAQAGVPLSELAPNAPDEYTVKPGDTLWAISRLYLLRPWRWPELWGMNINEIANPHRIYPGQVLYLDKSGGRARLTTRRGAGGGEGGTIKLTPRTRFDSLAGMALPTLNPSLIEPFLSEPIVVDENTLQAAPRIVAGNDSRVLLSRGDRAYARGEKDTPLVEVPGPLQHYRVFRSATPLKDPGTGEILGYEAQYLGKVRLQRGESTTVETKDDKDYITVVPATVDVIAAREEIRAGDRLLPEPPRQLLSYAPRAPSTQVEGRIVSVYGNAVQFAAQNQVVAINKGTRDGIDSGHVLAILKNGETILDRTGEKKETIKLPNERIGLLMVFRPFEKVSYALVLEINDTPRAGDFIVNP; encoded by the coding sequence ATGAAAAAGCTCCCAATCCCGGCCCGACGCCCGAACCTCTCCGCCTCCCTGGCAGCCCTCGCGGTCGTTGCGGCGGGTGGCGTCGGCACCACGGCCTGGGCGCAGAATTATCCGATCACCCCGCAGCAGCGCGCCACGGCCCAGCAGACCGCCCAGGCCGGCGTGCCGCTGAGCGAGCTGGCGCCCAACGCGCCCGACGAGTACACGGTCAAGCCCGGCGACACGCTCTGGGCCATCTCGCGCCTGTACCTGCTGCGCCCCTGGCGCTGGCCCGAGCTCTGGGGCATGAACATCAACGAGATCGCGAACCCGCATCGCATCTACCCGGGCCAGGTGCTCTACCTCGACAAGAGCGGCGGCCGCGCCCGCCTCACCACGCGCCGCGGCGCCGGCGGCGGCGAGGGCGGCACCATCAAGCTGACGCCGCGCACCCGCTTCGACTCGCTGGCCGGCATGGCGCTGCCCACGCTCAACCCGAGCCTGATCGAGCCCTTCCTCAGCGAACCGATCGTGGTCGACGAGAACACGCTGCAGGCCGCGCCGCGCATCGTGGCCGGCAACGACAGCCGCGTGCTGCTGTCGCGCGGCGACCGCGCCTACGCGCGCGGCGAGAAAGATACGCCGCTGGTCGAGGTCCCGGGCCCGCTGCAGCACTACCGCGTGTTCCGCAGCGCCACGCCGCTCAAGGACCCCGGCACCGGCGAGATCCTCGGCTACGAAGCCCAGTACCTGGGCAAGGTCCGGCTGCAGCGTGGCGAATCGACCACGGTCGAGACCAAGGACGACAAGGACTACATCACGGTCGTGCCCGCCACCGTCGACGTGATCGCGGCGCGCGAGGAAATCCGCGCCGGCGACCGCCTGCTGCCCGAGCCGCCGCGCCAGCTGCTGAGCTACGCGCCGCGCGCGCCGTCCACGCAGGTCGAGGGCCGCATCGTGTCGGTCTACGGCAACGCGGTGCAGTTCGCGGCGCAGAACCAGGTGGTGGCCATCAACAAGGGCACGCGCGACGGCATCGACAGCGGCCACGTGCTGGCGATCCTCAAGAACGGCGAGACCATCCTCGACCGCACCGGCGAGAAGAAGGAAACCATCAAGCTGCCGAACGAACGCATCGGCCTGCTGATGGTGTTCCGCCCCTTCGAGAAGGTCTCGTACGCGCTGGTGCTCGAAATCAACGACACCCCGCGCGCCGGCGACTTCATCGTCAACCCCTGA
- the dprA gene encoding DNA-protecting protein DprA produces MDRAELAGWLRLSMTPGIGDGTARRLLAAFGLPADVFGQTEAALQQVVSEAQAAALRQMPANLQALIDQTQLWLRQREDGPDAVVRRIVTLGDPGYPRSLLETADPPLMLHVLGAEAFDLTQLDHSLAVVGSRNPTPQGASNARAFGRALGEAGLPVISGLALGVDGAAHQGALDAADAAGAGPRLATVAVVGTGLDRVYPARHRELAQRITQQGLIVSEFLLGTPPLTQNFPKRNRLIAGLARGTLVVEAALASGSLITARLTSEQGKDVFAIPGSIHSPQSRGCHALIRQGAKLVESVADILEELQPVARQPSPDTFTPWNGDTTHGDPLLEALGFDPVSLDALGARTGWSAAALQARMLELELDGRVARLPGGLFQRMGAA; encoded by the coding sequence GTGGACCGCGCAGAACTCGCGGGCTGGCTGCGGCTGTCGATGACGCCGGGCATCGGCGACGGCACCGCCCGTCGCCTGCTGGCCGCGTTCGGCCTGCCGGCAGACGTCTTCGGCCAGACCGAGGCCGCGCTGCAGCAGGTGGTGAGCGAAGCGCAGGCCGCGGCGCTGCGGCAGATGCCGGCCAACCTGCAGGCGCTGATCGACCAGACCCAGCTGTGGCTGCGCCAGCGCGAGGACGGCCCGGATGCGGTGGTGCGCCGCATCGTCACGCTCGGCGACCCCGGCTATCCGCGCTCGCTGCTCGAGACCGCCGACCCGCCACTGATGCTGCACGTGCTGGGCGCCGAAGCCTTCGACCTGACCCAGCTCGACCACAGCCTCGCCGTGGTCGGCAGCCGCAACCCGACGCCGCAGGGCGCCTCGAACGCGCGCGCCTTTGGCCGCGCGCTCGGCGAGGCCGGCCTGCCGGTGATCTCGGGCCTGGCGCTCGGCGTGGACGGCGCCGCGCACCAGGGTGCGCTCGATGCGGCCGATGCCGCGGGCGCCGGGCCGCGGCTGGCCACGGTGGCGGTGGTCGGTACCGGACTCGACCGCGTCTATCCGGCGCGGCATCGCGAGCTCGCGCAGCGCATCACGCAGCAGGGCCTGATCGTCAGCGAGTTCCTGCTCGGCACGCCGCCGCTCACGCAGAACTTTCCGAAGCGCAACCGGCTGATCGCAGGACTCGCGCGCGGCACGCTGGTGGTCGAGGCGGCGCTCGCCTCGGGCTCGCTGATCACGGCGCGGCTCACCTCCGAACAGGGCAAGGACGTGTTCGCGATCCCCGGCTCGATCCACTCGCCACAGTCGCGCGGCTGCCACGCACTGATCCGCCAGGGCGCGAAGCTGGTCGAGTCGGTGGCCGACATCCTCGAGGAATTGCAGCCCGTGGCGCGGCAGCCGTCGCCCGACACCTTCACGCCATGGAACGGCGACACGACCCACGGGGATCCGTTGCTCGAGGCGCTGGGTTTCGATCCGGTGAGTCTCGATGCGCTCGGCGCGCGCACCGGCTGGAGTGCCGCGGCGCTGCAGGCCCGCATGCTCGAGCTCGAGCTCGATGGCCGCGTGGCGCGCCTGCCGGGCGGGCTGTTCCAGCGCATGGGCGCGGCCTGA
- a CDS encoding DUF494 domain-containing protein, whose translation MFEVLVFVYENYWRSDACPEPEQLSRKLSAHGFEAEEIRDALQWLDGLSLATQGVQLTRNDEEGSVTVAPRRATEATMPQSPDSMRVYSQSEQEHLGAECLGFIQFLEGSNVLPCDMREIVVERAMAAPGAPVALDELKIIVLMVHWSTGIEPDALVLDELCESHEGRLAH comes from the coding sequence ATGTTCGAAGTGCTCGTGTTCGTCTACGAAAACTACTGGCGCAGCGATGCCTGCCCTGAACCCGAACAATTGAGCCGCAAGCTCAGCGCCCACGGCTTCGAGGCCGAGGAGATACGCGATGCCTTGCAATGGCTCGATGGCCTGAGCCTCGCCACGCAGGGCGTGCAGCTCACGCGCAACGACGAGGAGGGCAGCGTCACCGTCGCGCCTCGCCGCGCCACCGAGGCCACGATGCCGCAGTCACCCGATTCGATGCGCGTGTACTCGCAATCCGAGCAGGAGCACCTGGGCGCCGAATGCCTGGGCTTCATCCAGTTCCTCGAAGGCTCGAACGTGCTGCCTTGCGACATGCGCGAGATCGTGGTCGAGCGCGCGATGGCCGCGCCCGGCGCGCCGGTGGCGCTCGACGAGCTCAAGATCATCGTGCTGATGGTGCACTGGAGCACCGGTATCGAGCCCGATGCGCTGGTGCTCGACGAGCTCTGCGAGAGCCACGAAGGCCGGCTCGCGCACTGA
- a CDS encoding DUF1631 domain-containing protein, with the protein MSIARSASSLQLARETRERFVLATEGAIVPLARAIRDRLTQLASEVGSARAMQENRDDFVAFQGHASQWVSLAQTGWRKALGESGASGFHSSTSHTQMLRLELIGDEVVESNILSSRLAQRIHDRASFELSDLRLRIQHLEGTSELDGKDVLKPETLAKLLVEQWLAAGLSRQLWTRVQDTVQAQLVDVIAKAYEDANAHLVANGVMPEIDLKSFVRRTGGATAASGGATGPGAPGASAASAATAASGASGVWQAGGPAAPGGTVPATASVPGAFQRGGGVPSGGSPLATARQRAQTALLNLKRFVTGRIGGDTGHSTQPASSIGVDGRGSAGGADFGAPRPFSRTFAGAIADAEAAYRAAATQYLEAPGEQATLIQQSADLRRRSTELKKRAPTTADKATVEIVALMFQAILAEERIPFSARVWFARLQMPVLRVAIAEPEFFGTLQHPARMLIDRMGSCVMGFDAAAISGSALENEIKRVVQVIEQYPETGQRVFKLVFDEFVAFLNRYLTQSDTAQRVMSVAQQVEQKETMAIQYTIELRKMLNDMPVRDEIREFLFKVWAEVLAIAALRYGGQDEQTVTLKRAASELVWAASAKPSRTDRARVIQDLPQLLQRLRQGMALLGIVDEPQEAYIKTIGATLSDAFMLKTEAIPQAKIEAMAERLAHLEDFVSDSGGDAELPLDATNIELLLGVDASAIEVVADTPGARANEDMLAWANELQVGTWFMLDHNDRVSQVQFVWRSDRKQLHLFASADGRSFLIQAGRLASYLQAGLLTPAEEETLTVRATREALAKLDANPERLLN; encoded by the coding sequence ATGAGCATCGCGCGATCAGCCTCGTCCCTGCAGCTCGCTCGCGAGACGCGTGAGCGTTTCGTGCTGGCGACGGAAGGCGCCATCGTTCCGCTGGCCCGCGCCATCCGCGACCGCCTGACCCAGCTGGCTTCCGAGGTCGGCAGCGCGCGCGCCATGCAGGAGAACCGCGACGATTTCGTGGCCTTCCAGGGCCATGCCTCGCAATGGGTGTCGCTCGCGCAGACCGGCTGGCGCAAGGCGCTCGGCGAGAGCGGCGCCAGCGGCTTCCACAGCTCGACCTCGCACACGCAGATGCTGCGGCTCGAGCTGATCGGCGACGAGGTGGTGGAAAGCAACATCCTGTCCTCGCGCCTGGCGCAGAGGATCCACGACCGCGCGAGCTTCGAGCTCAGCGACCTGCGGCTGCGCATCCAGCACCTCGAGGGCACGAGCGAGCTCGACGGCAAGGACGTGCTCAAGCCCGAGACCCTGGCCAAGCTGCTGGTCGAGCAATGGCTGGCCGCCGGCCTGAGCCGCCAGCTCTGGACCCGCGTGCAGGACACGGTGCAGGCGCAGCTGGTCGACGTGATCGCCAAGGCCTACGAGGACGCCAACGCCCACCTGGTCGCCAACGGCGTGATGCCCGAGATCGACCTCAAGAGCTTCGTGCGGCGCACCGGCGGCGCTACGGCGGCATCGGGCGGCGCGACCGGGCCGGGCGCGCCTGGAGCATCGGCCGCATCGGCCGCAACGGCCGCATCGGGTGCATCGGGTGTTTGGCAAGCCGGCGGCCCCGCGGCGCCGGGCGGCACGGTGCCGGCGACGGCCTCCGTGCCCGGCGCGTTCCAGCGCGGCGGCGGCGTGCCCTCGGGCGGTTCGCCGCTCGCCACGGCGCGCCAGCGCGCGCAGACCGCGCTGCTGAACCTCAAGCGCTTCGTCACCGGCCGCATCGGCGGCGACACGGGCCACAGCACGCAGCCGGCCTCGTCGATCGGCGTCGACGGCCGCGGCAGCGCGGGCGGCGCCGACTTCGGCGCGCCGCGGCCCTTCTCGCGCACCTTCGCGGGCGCCATCGCCGATGCCGAGGCCGCCTATCGCGCGGCCGCCACCCAGTACCTCGAGGCGCCGGGCGAGCAGGCCACGCTGATCCAGCAGAGCGCGGACCTGCGCCGCCGCAGCACCGAGCTCAAGAAGCGCGCGCCGACCACCGCCGACAAGGCCACGGTCGAGATCGTCGCGCTGATGTTCCAGGCCATCCTGGCCGAGGAGCGCATTCCGTTCTCGGCGCGCGTGTGGTTCGCGCGGCTGCAGATGCCGGTGCTGCGCGTGGCCATCGCCGAGCCCGAGTTCTTCGGCACCTTGCAGCATCCCGCGCGCATGCTGATCGACCGCATGGGCTCGTGCGTGATGGGCTTCGACGCGGCCGCGATCTCGGGCAGCGCGCTCGAGAACGAGATCAAGCGCGTGGTGCAAGTGATCGAGCAGTACCCCGAGACCGGGCAGCGCGTCTTCAAGCTGGTGTTCGACGAATTCGTCGCCTTCCTCAACCGCTACCTCACGCAGAGCGACACCGCGCAGCGCGTGATGAGCGTGGCGCAGCAGGTCGAGCAGAAGGAGACGATGGCGATCCAGTACACCATCGAGTTGCGCAAGATGCTCAACGACATGCCGGTGCGCGACGAGATCCGCGAATTCCTGTTCAAGGTCTGGGCCGAGGTGCTGGCGATCGCCGCGCTGCGCTACGGCGGCCAGGACGAGCAGACCGTGACGCTCAAGCGCGCGGCGTCGGAACTGGTGTGGGCCGCGAGCGCCAAGCCCAGCCGCACCGACCGCGCGCGCGTGATCCAGGACCTGCCGCAACTGCTGCAGCGGCTGCGCCAGGGCATGGCGCTGCTGGGCATCGTCGACGAGCCGCAGGAGGCCTACATCAAGACCATCGGCGCGACGCTCTCCGATGCCTTCATGCTCAAGACCGAGGCCATTCCGCAGGCCAAGATCGAGGCCATGGCCGAGCGGCTCGCGCACCTCGAGGACTTCGTGAGCGACAGCGGCGGCGATGCCGAGCTGCCGCTCGATGCCACCAACATCGAGCTGCTGCTGGGCGTGGACGCGAGCGCCATCGAGGTGGTGGCCGACACGCCGGGCGCGCGCGCGAACGAGGACATGCTGGCCTGGGCCAACGAGCTGCAGGTGGGCACCTGGTTCATGCTCGACCACAACGACCGCGTGAGCCAGGTCCAGTTCGTCTGGCGCAGCGATCGCAAGCAGCTGCACCTGTTCGCCTCGGCCGACGGGCGCAGCTTCCTGATCCAGGCCGGGCGGCTCGCGTCCTATCTGCAGGCCGGGCTGCTGACGCCGGCCGAGGAAGAAACGCTGACGGTGCGCGCCACGCGCGAGGCGCTCGCGAAGCTCGACGCGAATCCCGAGCGCTTGTTGAACTGA